Proteins from a single region of Cupriavidus sp. MP-37:
- the xth gene encoding exodeoxyribonuclease III, with the protein MPASSLKIATFNINGIRSRVGALCHWLAREAPDIVCLQELKTADETFPVREIHDAGYGAIWHGQKSWNGVAILARGAEPVEVRRGLPGDPDDSHSRYLEAAVAGMVIGCLYLPNGNPQPGPKFDYKLAWFERLIAHAQELFDSGHPVVLAGDYNVVPTDQDIYNPRSWRKDALLQPESREAYARLLAQGWTDALRQRHPDAPIYTFWDYFRRHWQTNSGLRIDHLLLSAELAPRLRDAGVDRWVRGEDHPSDHAPAWVLLGPPARRKRAG; encoded by the coding sequence ATGCCCGCGTCCTCACTGAAGATCGCCACCTTCAACATCAATGGCATCCGCAGCCGCGTGGGCGCGCTGTGCCACTGGCTCGCGCGCGAAGCCCCCGACATCGTCTGCCTGCAGGAACTGAAGACCGCCGACGAGACCTTTCCGGTGCGCGAGATCCATGACGCCGGCTATGGCGCGATCTGGCATGGCCAGAAGTCCTGGAACGGCGTCGCGATCCTGGCACGCGGCGCGGAGCCGGTGGAAGTGCGCCGCGGCCTGCCCGGCGACCCCGACGACAGCCACAGCCGCTATCTGGAAGCGGCGGTCGCGGGCATGGTGATCGGCTGCCTCTACCTGCCCAACGGCAACCCGCAGCCGGGGCCCAAGTTCGACTACAAGCTGGCGTGGTTCGAACGGCTGATCGCACACGCGCAGGAACTGTTCGACAGCGGCCACCCGGTGGTGCTGGCCGGTGACTACAACGTGGTGCCGACCGACCAGGACATCTACAACCCGCGCTCGTGGCGCAAGGATGCGCTGCTGCAGCCGGAAAGCCGCGAGGCGTACGCGCGCCTGCTGGCGCAGGGCTGGACCGATGCGCTGCGCCAGCGCCATCCCGATGCGCCCATCTACACCTTCTGGGATTACTTCCGCCGGCACTGGCAGACCAACTCCGGCCTGCGCATCGACCACCTGCTGCTGAGCGCCGAGCTGGCGCCGCGGCTGCGCGACGCCGGCGTCGACCGCTGGGTGCGCGGCGAGGACCATCCCAGCGACCACGCGCCGGCGTGGGTATTGCTGGGCCCGCCGGCGCGGCGCAAGCGCGCGGGCTAG